The following coding sequences lie in one Mycobacterium sp. DL440 genomic window:
- the nrdI gene encoding class Ib ribonucleoside-diphosphate reductase assembly flavoprotein NrdI yields the protein MSHLVYFSSVSENTHRFVQKLGWPEDRVTRIPLHGRIEVDEPYVLILPTYGGGRATPDINNGGYVPKQVIAFLNNEHNRSLIRGVIAAGNNNFGAEFAYAGDVISRKCGVPYLYRFELMGTPDDVEAVRTGLKDFWKDQTCHQPSQLQSL from the coding sequence ATGAGCCATCTCGTCTACTTCTCCAGCGTCTCGGAGAACACCCACCGCTTCGTCCAGAAGCTGGGGTGGCCCGAAGACCGCGTCACCAGGATCCCGCTGCACGGCCGTATCGAGGTGGACGAACCTTACGTTCTGATCCTTCCTACCTACGGCGGTGGTCGTGCCACTCCGGACATCAACAACGGTGGCTACGTACCCAAACAGGTCATCGCGTTTCTGAACAATGAACACAATCGATCGTTGATCCGCGGCGTCATCGCCGCGGGCAACAACAACTTCGGTGCGGAATTCGCCTACGCGGGCGATGTAATTTCGCGCAAATGCGGCGTGCCGTACCTGTACCGCTTCGAACTCATGGGGACTCCGGACGACGTCGAAGCCGTTCGCACGGGGTTGAAAGACTTTTGGAAGGACCAGACGTGCCACCAACCGTCACAGCTGCAGAGCCTGTAA
- a CDS encoding redoxin NrdH, translating to MTVTVYTKPACVQCNATYKALEKQGIAFEKVDITLDSEARDYVMALGYLQAPVVVAGNDHWSGFRPDRIKALSTVAATA from the coding sequence ATGACCGTCACCGTGTACACCAAGCCCGCATGCGTGCAGTGCAACGCCACCTACAAGGCGTTGGAAAAGCAGGGCATCGCGTTCGAGAAGGTCGACATCACCCTCGACAGCGAGGCCCGTGACTACGTCATGGCGCTCGGCTACCTGCAGGCCCCGGTTGTGGTGGCCGGCAACGACCACTGGTCGGGCTTTCGTCCCGATCGGATCAAGGCGCTGAGCACGGTCGCGGCGACGGCGTAA